Proteins found in one Thalassomonas actiniarum genomic segment:
- a CDS encoding XdhC family protein has translation MQENWLQLAKTFDAHKQYVLATIVATRGSTYRKMGTMMLIDEAGVCTGLLSGGCLEADISLHAGEVLAEKKSRLLNYDLLADAELLWGLGLGCDGEIDILLQPLLLENNHLGFADLLNDIGQQKTGHYWIQVNDNQAAQGQYISGDLQQVPSQVPELANQAGGDAAKIIVIPVLAPVSLLVCGAGPDAAPVVNMALELGWQVTVWDHRENYLNQDAFSRAAATRLTRPVKTATEDYRVFDAAVVMTHNLTSDGEYLAHLLAANTPYIGLLGPGGRRDKLLKPLELTPSDVKGQVFGPVGLDLGGRSPQAIALSITAQIQQQMSLRYAGKHYRAWTYVGKELSQSQGK, from the coding sequence ATGCAGGAAAACTGGTTACAACTTGCCAAAACCTTTGATGCGCACAAGCAATATGTCTTAGCCACCATAGTCGCCACCCGGGGCTCTACCTACCGGAAAATGGGCACTATGATGCTGATAGACGAGGCCGGGGTTTGTACCGGCCTGCTTAGCGGCGGTTGCCTGGAAGCCGATATCAGTTTGCATGCCGGGGAAGTACTGGCTGAGAAAAAATCCCGCCTGCTTAATTATGACCTGCTGGCGGATGCCGAATTATTGTGGGGCTTAGGGCTGGGCTGTGACGGTGAAATCGATATTTTACTCCAGCCGCTGCTGCTGGAAAATAATCATTTGGGCTTTGCCGACTTGCTAAATGATATCGGGCAGCAAAAAACCGGGCATTACTGGATCCAAGTGAATGATAACCAGGCGGCGCAGGGACAGTATATTTCGGGGGACTTGCAGCAGGTGCCGTCACAGGTGCCGGAATTGGCTAACCAGGCGGGCGGCGATGCAGCAAAAATCATAGTCATTCCTGTGCTTGCCCCGGTTTCGCTGCTGGTGTGCGGCGCCGGGCCCGATGCCGCGCCCGTGGTCAATATGGCGCTGGAGCTGGGCTGGCAGGTAACGGTATGGGATCATCGGGAAAACTATCTTAACCAGGACGCTTTTAGCCGGGCGGCAGCGACACGCCTGACCCGGCCGGTGAAAACCGCCACAGAAGACTACCGGGTATTTGATGCCGCCGTAGTGATGACCCATAACCTGACATCCGACGGCGAATACCTGGCGCATTTGCTGGCGGCCAATACCCCTTATATCGGTTTGCTCGGTCCCGGCGGCAGGCGGGATAAATTATTAAAACCGCTGGAATTGACGCCGTCGGATGTGAAAGGCCAGGTCTTTGGTCCCGTGGGCTTAGATCTTGGCGGGCGCAGTCCCCAGGCCATTGCCCTGTCGATCACCGCACAAATCCAGCAGCAAATGAGTTTACGTTATGCCGGTAAGCACTACCGGGCTTGGACCTATGTTGGTAAAGAGCTTAGTCAAAGCCAAG